One segment of Synechococcus sp. A15-24 DNA contains the following:
- a CDS encoding inositol monophosphatase family protein translates to MVTSVLSSDQLSAIHQLLDRIAERQRSDFGNIVSDVKPDGTLITACDRWSDAELVKGLALIAPGEGVLSEEGSQRVPQTRAYWVVDPLDGTTNFATGIPVWAISVARFVDGRPSEVFLDVPALGQRIVALRGRGVMRNEQALTTATRQHANSACVSLCSRSIRVLQRKPNQPFPGKIRLFGVASLNLVSVAIGQTIAALEATPKIWDLAAAWLVLDELGCPIRWLDIDPAELSPGQDLSQTSFPMLAAGSWSELARLLPWGEALIQP, encoded by the coding sequence GTGGTGACGTCGGTGCTCAGTTCAGACCAACTGAGCGCCATTCATCAGTTGCTGGATCGCATTGCAGAGCGTCAGCGCTCGGATTTCGGCAACATCGTTTCTGATGTCAAACCAGACGGCACGTTGATCACGGCCTGTGATCGCTGGAGTGATGCGGAGCTGGTCAAAGGACTGGCCTTGATTGCACCCGGTGAGGGCGTTCTCAGTGAAGAGGGTTCGCAACGCGTACCCCAGACCCGGGCTTACTGGGTTGTGGATCCCCTGGATGGCACCACGAACTTCGCGACGGGTATTCCGGTGTGGGCCATCTCCGTGGCGCGTTTTGTTGATGGCCGCCCCAGTGAGGTGTTCCTTGATGTTCCAGCCCTGGGGCAGCGGATCGTGGCGTTGCGGGGGAGGGGTGTGATGCGCAATGAACAGGCGTTGACCACAGCGACCCGTCAGCACGCCAACAGCGCCTGCGTGTCGTTGTGCAGTCGTTCGATCCGTGTGTTGCAGCGAAAACCGAATCAGCCTTTTCCCGGAAAGATCCGGCTGTTCGGCGTGGCCAGCCTCAATCTGGTGAGCGTGGCGATAGGCCAGACCATTGCAGCCCTTGAGGCCACCCCCAAGATCTGGGATCTGGCGGCTGCCTGGCTGGTTCTCGATGAATTGGGCTGTCCGATCCGCTGGTTGGACATCGATCCCGCCGAGCTGTCGCCGGGTCAGGACTTGTCTCAGACCAGTTTTCCAATGCTCGCTGCGGGCTCTTGGTCTGAGCTGGCGCGCTTGCTGCCCTGGGGTGAAGCCCTGATCCAGCCTTAG